The Muribaculum intestinale genome includes the window GCGGAGCCGACGCCGAGTCGCGCCACAGCCGGGCATCGAGGCCGATAATCTCGGCATAGGAGAATACCAGGCGCCCGTGCATAAGCAGTTTGCCCATACGCAGTCCGGCTCCAAGGCGCGATACTTTCAATGCAGTGTCGCCCGGAGCCACAGCCACGCTTACTCCGTGGAGTGTCACCTTGTTGAACGGCCTTATTTCGGCTCTCTCGATATCCACAGGCACGCCAAGCAACGCGGTCAACTCCTCCTTGCCGCGCTCGGCTATAGTACGCTGCACCCCGGGCAACGACAATACTGCATACATGACCGATGGAACCACCAGTGCGAGCAGCACCAGCGTCACCAGTATCGTACGTAGTATTTTGTAGAAAAGCGTCATTCAGAAACCCGTAGGCGCGGCCTGTGGCCGGCAGCACTTGTCATATCGTCACAAAGTTACGCAACTTCCGCGACATTCCACCGGCAAACCACGGTAATTTTACCTACAGGCACACACTTGTAGCCCGGCTATGCCATGCATCACACGAGAATCCATTGTCCACCGGTATCAGGCCCTGGTGGTTATCAGTGTACCGGCTCCTATCCATGTGCCGCGTTTCCACAGATATTCGAGCGGACCCTGCTTATGTCTGCCGAGCCAATAGCGGCTAAACATCAGCTGAGCCATGAATATGGCCAGACCTATGAGCACTGACAGAGCCGGCCCTACGGAATCCCACAGCCCGAGACCGAAGTTGTAGTACACGGCCACGCCTATTATGCTTTGTGTGATATAGTTGGTAAGACTCATGCGCCCGTAGGCTATTATCGAACGCTGAAATCTGTATCCATTGCCGCGCCCATACCATGCCAGTATGAAGAGCGACACAAGAATCACCATAAACACAAAGTTGTAGAGCATCGGGATTGCGATTCCGTAGTAGGATGCCACTGTGATATTCGATATATGCTGAGGCACATATGTCTTGAGTGCATACAATGGTATCGCGGCCACGGCAGCATACATGAGCGCCTTCTTCCAGAAAATGCGGTTGGCGGCATCGTCAGAAAACAGATTCCTGCGCCCAAGCCACATCCCTAACAGGAACAGCGCCGGAGTCTGAAACAGGCGGCCCGCCTCTACCTGCCAAAAATTGCTGTAGAGCTGACCGTTCCATATATTGTCGGCAAGCGTAGCAAGCAGGCCGCCATGGCGTCCGGTCTCCTCGGCCACAGCCGCAAACTGCGCGAACAGAGAGTTGGTGTCGACATACTCCGGATTGAGCCATCCGTAAATCATCTTGCCCCAGGCATACGGCTGCAGCATAAGTACAGTAGCCACTATGAGCACACGGCGGTCGCTCCATCCCGAAGCCGGTATCAGCAACAGTCCGCAGAAGGCGTAAAGGAGCAGTATGTCACCGTTGTAAAACAATGCATGCAGTTGTGAGAAACACACAAGCAACAGCATACGCCACGCAAACCTGAGTCTGAAATCATGTCCGCGGCGACGCGCGTTCCTCATCTGTATATAGAAACTGAATCCGAACAGCAGCGAGAAAGTGGCATATGCCTTGCCGGCGAAAAAGAAATAAATTACATCAGTCAATATTCTGTCGGTCGCACCAAGCCAGTCGGGGACTGCAAGATTACCATAAAAAATATTGTAATGCTCAAGATTATGGAGCAACACTATCGCAAGAAGTGCGAATCCGCGCAGTGCATCAACTACATCAAGACGCTGCGCCGACGCCATGGTATCAGAGGTATTTGCCATTTACTTTGATTGGTATTAATAAATTAAAATTTGCATTCAGCACGTGCCGAAAAACGTTTCTCCGAACTGAAAGAACGCAAATTTAGCTATAATACTTCTAAACACAAAGCCCTCGGAACGCAGCTCCAGGGCTGGCGCATGAGATTTAACTATCCTTAAAGACTTTGTACAGATATTCAGTGCTCCACATACATTTTTTGCGTCTTCGTTTAAGGCTGAGTTTATCGTTCTGCTTTTTAAGCATTTCCAATGCATACTTGCGCATCGCTGAAAAATTGACAGCGCCATTCTTGGCGCGTACGCGGCACATATCTTCCCGAAACGTCACGTCGAGATGCCAGTGCAGTTTGTTCTCGATACCCCAGTGCGCACGAATACGCATCGCATAGTAAGAAGCCTCATCTTTCTCCACGCTGCTGAGATAGTAGATTGTTTCACGCGAGCGGGCCCCGTTCTCAGTACGCTCACGCTCCATCTTTATGATACGTTTAAGACCGGGCCACTTCTCGTACATTCCCTCCTGTTCCAAAAGTGTCGTATCCATAATTGAACAGGTTCTCTTCTCAACTCTTCCGTGCCCCTTTTCCTCGGTTGTGTATACTGATAATGGAGTAGTCCTACTAAAGATACTTTCCGTCAAGCTCTTGAGTATCGGCTGATTGTCTTTAAGCGCCATCAGATAGTCGCCGCCCTGGAGCATGATCTGTTCTGCGATATTACGGTGGGTCCCCATTGCGTCGACTGAAACCAATGCCCCTGTAAGCCATAAAGAGGACAATACGGACGGCAGAACCGTAAGTTCGTTGGTCTTGCCATCCACCGGCTTTTCGGCAACGCAGATTTCTGTTTCAGATACCCACGCATTGAGGATATACAGTCCGTGGCATCCGGGACTCCTGGGATTTTCACCCCGCAGTTTCTTACCGTCAATGATGACCTGATTGCCGCACAGGGATTCGATTATGTGGCCTCGGCAGCAATCAAGACTTGCCCGGAGCTGAGCGGGATTGACAGACTCTACAACACGAAGTATCGTGTCACCACACGGGACGCCGTTGCTAAGCTTCAGCAATCCGGCGGCCTTGAATTCTTCCTCTCGGTCTGTAACCATATCCGATATGTCGTCACAGTCCTCACAATCACACAACACGCCGATGAGTGCCATTCGGAGCACATCCTCGAGCTCATGTTTAACCTTGCCCAAGTCGCGCGGGTCTTTTACTTTGCTGAAAATTTCTATTTGCATACCTCTAATATATCCATTTTCAGCAATATATGCAATATCTGAAAGTTTATTTCACATAATCAGGTGAATTTTTGACTGAATTTGAGTTAAATCTCATGCGCCAGCCCTGACGCAGCTCTCACAACAGCAAAACAAGCACCTAATGTTCAGCGATTTAAAGTCACAAATCACTGAGCATGCGCAGATATACCATGCTCACGTTATTGGCATTTGCTCTTGTTCGCCTCTCGGTGTCACTTAGGAGGCTTTTCAACCTTGGATGAATTATTTCTGTTCTATCAACCTTGGTCTATGGTTAATTACCCTTGTATCCGCTTTTATTGGCATACTTTGAAAGTTCTCTTTTTACCGTTAATCCGGAGGGTTACTTTCGGATTTGAAAATTGGGTTATATGTGGAAAGACGAGGGTCACAGTAGCCACGCCATTCTCAACCGTTGTTCTGACGGAGGCGGCTTTATATTCCCTCCCTTTCCAAGAAGGAATGAGTATCACATCGGAAACAGTATATTGATTTCCGGCCTTATCATCCGTAAAGACGATAGTCACTTTGTTGTCGTAGTTGTTGAATCCCTGACAGTGTGGCTTTGCATACGCAGCCACATTTATTGCTGCCAAAATCAAGAATATTATAAAATTTCTCATTTTTAACACGATTATAGTTTAGAGCTTGTTTAATAATAAATGTTACCGACAGGGCGGTCAGTCGTCGGACAGATTTTCGCTTGTGATGAGGGAGTTCTGGGGTTCCATAACGACCGAAGAGCGGGCGGAAATATGCCGGCGAATGACCGACAGGAGGTAACATTTATTATTAAACAAGCTCTTAGAGATTGTCTAAAAATTAGTGCGAAATAATGTTATTAGGCATAACAAACCCTCAATCAGAGTGTTGAAAGAGAAAAGGCTAATATTATGCACGAAATCAATCTCTATCAGACACATCTGACCGAGGGTCAGTGGTCTTATATAAACAAAGAATTCCTTGAAAATGATAGACGCAAGAGAAAATATTCACTACAATCAGTTTTTGAAGCTATCCTCTACCTATTGGCCAGCGGTTGTCAATGGCGAAGGTTGCCTCACGACTATCCCGCGTGGAAAAGTGTCTATTATTACTACCATAAATGGAGACAAGAGGGTCGTGTCGAGCATTTCCTTGAGAAACTCGTCAGAAAGATACGTCGCAAACGCGGCCAGGCATCAAGTCCGAGTGTTGGCGCGATGGATGCCCAAAGTGTCAGATGGGGTAGCAGACAGGGAGATAACGGATATGACGGCAACAAAAAAGTCAAGGGTGTCAAAAGGAATATCATCACCGACCGCAATGGCTTCATCCTTGCGAGGAAAGTCTGTAACGCTGGTATTCACGATTCAAAAATGGCTCATGATCTATGCGGACTGGCGGATGATGTATGGGAAGACCTGCGCAAGGTATTGTCCGACCGAGGGTATCGGGGAGACGTGGACAAAGACATTGAAAAAGACTTCGGCATCGAGCTTGAGGTATCCAATACCCCCAATGGAGTTAAGGGATTCCTGCCAAAGCCGCTCAGATGGGTGGTTGAGAGGACTTTCGCATGGCTTGACTCTTGCCGCAGACTCGCCCGGAACTATGAGATACTGAATGAATCAGCGGAAGAAATGATTGATTTCGCTGCCATAAAATTTTTAATCAATAAAATTTAGACAATCTCTTAGAGATTGTCTAAATTTATATGATACCGATTTTGAGAAGGATTGTCTGATGGATTTTTGCTTGTGATGAGGGAGTGTAGCCGTAGCTACATGACCGAAGAATAAACAAAAAGACGCGGACAAGACTCTCAAAAGCAAAGTAATATGAATTTTAGACAATCTCTTAGAGTAGTTTATTGTTTGTAGCGGCAACTATGGCTTCGGATATATTGCGCACATCAAGTTTCTCGAATATGCGCTGACGGTATTTCTTGATGGTGTCTGGCGACAGACATATTCGGGCAGCGATCTCAGACATGGTGTAGCCTTGAATTGACAGAGTTAGCACAGCCTTTTCCCCATCGGTAAGAGTCGGCATCTGCCGTTTGTCCCATCTGCGTGTATTTCGGTTATATTCAAAATATTCTGAAGAACCTACACGGTGCATCTCAATATGACCGGGAGATGTGTGGGTCGATGCCGAAACAACACAGAGTGCAAGCCATATACGACCGTCGGATGTCAGTACAAGAGAGGTGAGCTTGTGATTGACGAGAATCTTCTTGCCACCGTTCAGTATATTAAAGTCGTAAGAAATGTACCAGTCTTTGCGTTCATTGACTGGAATTGTTTGATGGAATGAAAATCCAGCCTCGTTCAGATCAATTAAAAACTGCTGTTCATCTTCCGGTACATATTCCAGATAGAAACGGTAGCCCAGTCTCATCATCTGCTCCGGTGTCAGTCCGCACAGGAACATCGGATTGGGCGACACATACAGGAAATTCTGTTTAAAATAGTCGATAATATAGACACTCTGATATGTTGAGCGGGAAAAAGCCTCTGCCGACCTAATATATTCCGACACTCGGCTATAGTCAAGTTCTTCAGGGAGCTTGACCTCATTATCGGGAATGAAGAAATCGTCGGCCGTTTTCATCTCAAAATGCGAGTTATGCGTAAGAGCTAATTATTCCAACTCCATCATATCGAAGAACATCAAACGGGTGTGGTCGCCCAAAATCTTCTCTGATAATATCTTGAAGTCATTCTTTTGATAAAAATCTATGGCGGATAGATACGCATCAACAGTCAGGTAACGGAAAGCGGAGTAAATGGGATTCTCGTTGAGCATACCTTTTAGTAGGTTCATCAGGTCAGTACCGATGCTACGACCTTTGTACTGTGACGATACTGCGAATCTGCCAATCTTAATTGCCGGATAACTTCCGAATTGCTTACGCTCAGGAAATCCTCCCTTTATCTTCTTCCATTGACTGTTCGTCACATCCTGACGGCTAATTTTGTCATTCAGAAGACAGAAATACGCAACGATATTTCCATCATCCTCCAGAATATAAGATGTGGCAATACGTTTGTCGAGGAAACCTTTGGCATCCTCGACAAGAAAATTATTCAAATCTTCATCACCGCAATCAAACCCTGCAAGTTCGGTATCGGGAGTAAGTTTTACAAGTTTCACTTCCTATATGCAGATGGTAATGTATTCCTTAGCTTTCTTAACCGCCTCCTTGAGTTTTTTTGTATTCTCGGCACGCTGCTCCTTGCTGAGACTCTCGACTTCCATCCTGAGTTTTTCAAAGCGCACAGCATCATCGCCTGTAAGAATCGGTGTTTCTGCTATTGGTCTTGCCATGATTTTATCTCCTATTATTAAGTAGTCTATAAAGTTACAACAAATTTCCGAGACTTTTGGATTATCTCTTCGGATTTCTTGCCAAAATATCGCGGTAAAGCCATTTTATAGTTCACAAAGAGTGTTACGAGAATGTTCCGAACCCACTTAACGGTGTTTCAAAAATCCACGGTAAGCCTCACATTGAGCTGGCGACGCGTAAGATAGTTGGGCACAGCATACTGAAGCTCGTTTACATCAGTTACCCAATAGTAGGAACTGACATTGGATATGTCAAACAGGTTGAAGCAATCCAGTCCAAGCCACACAGCCTTAAAGTGGCGCCATACACCGCTACGGCTCTCGCCCTCCTTGAGCGGAGGGAGCAACGCATACGACGCACCCAGATCGACGCGCTTGTAGGCAGGCGTTCGGAAATATCCCCTGTCGCGGGTCGAGCGCGGAGCTGTAGCGGGGAGGCCGTCCATGAATATGCCGCGCAGACTAAATTTGAGCCTCGGTATGCGCGGGAAGTAATCGGTAAAGTACAGGGCCACACTGTAGCGCCGGTCGTTTGGACGTGGTACCTTCACCCCCCTGATGGTCTCCTGCGTCTTCATCAGAGAGAAACTGAGCCATGAGTCGGAACCCGGCACAAACTGACCGAACAGCTTGAAATCAAGCCCCATGGCATATCCGCTCGTGGCGTTGACTCCGTCGTATACCAGCTTGAGATTGTCAATCTCATATGGCACCAGATTACCCAGAGCCTTGTAATAGGCCTCGGCAGATAGTTTGAAAGGCCGGTTCATAGCCCTGAAGGTATAGTCGCTGCCGAGTATAAAATGCCACGACCGCTGCGACTTTATGTCGCGGTTGAGCTCGACCACACTATTGTCGTTGTCGTCGGCCACAATCATGCGGTACTCCTTATAGAAAGGCGCCTGATAATAAAGTCCGGTAGCAAAGCGCAAAGCCCAGCGGTCGTTGGACGCAGGGACAAAACCCACACTGACACGGGGACTTACAAGAAACTCCTTGTTGAAATCCCAGTACGACATGCGCAGTCCGCCCGACACCGACAGAAATCCCGACTCCGTCTGCATGCGGTATGTGTCCTGCGCGTGGAGGCTGACACGGTTGGACGAGAAATCCTGCCGCGAACTCAGATTATATATCACTCTCAGCAGGTCGGGGTCGGTAGGAAGCGAGAATCCAGCCGAGTCGCGCCGTTCCCATTCGCGCGCGCGTTCATATATATTCTCGTGGTTGTACTGCACCCCATAGCTTATCTGATGGTTTCCTATGGCGGTCACACCACGCATAGCCATAGTCATCACCGAGGCTTTAAGCCTGTCGCGGGCGTGCTCGTGATATCGCCCTACCCCAAGCTCACCGCCCACGCCGTCGGAACCGGATGTTCCGGCCTGGTCGAGCCAGTACTCGCCGCTTATGTCGTAGGCCACAAGTTCGTTGGTGAGAAATCCCGAGGCAAAGAGCGTAAGGCTCGAACTCCGCGATGCGGAGTAGCGGAGCGACAAAGCTCCGAAATATGTCTCGAAACGGTCCTTCTCCTGACCGTCGAAATATACCTTGAATTTCTTGGCGTCCATGGCTGTGCCAAACGCGGTCTCGCGGTTGACAGGAGTGAACTTATAGTTGTTGATGGCCACATTGCCAAGAAACGCCATGTGCCAGCGGTCGGAAAGACGGAAGTTGAGATTGGTCTGATAGTCAAAAAAGTCGGGGTCATACTCACCCTTTGTCTCCATGCTCGACAACACCGAGTTGTTGCGCTTGTAGCGCAATCCGTGGAGCTGCGAGAAGCGTCCGCTCCCCGAGCCGAGCGACAGACTGCCACCCATCAGGCTGAGTGAGGCACTCCCCTCGAATGCCTCGGGCTGGCGATACGTGATATCAAGCACCGACGACATCCTGTCGCCATATTCCGCGCCGAATCCGCCGGTAGAAAAGTTGACTTTACCCACCATATCAGGATTGATGATGCTGAGTCCCTCCTGCTGTCCCGAGGTGATAAGCTGTGGACGGTATACCTCCACGCCGTTGATATATACGAGATTCTCATCATACGAGCCTCCGCGCACCGAATACTGCGACGACATCTCGTTGGAGCCTGTCACGCCGGCCATAGTGCTTATCATAGACTCGACCGACCCGCCGCTGACATCGGGCGACAGACGGTAGGCCGACACGTCGACCGACTGCATGGCCCCAATCTGCTTCTTCACCTCGCTGACCTCTACTTCCTGCAGCTCTTTTACAGTGCGGAACATGCGCATGTTAAGAGTCACGTCGCCCTTGGCATCGACCAGCTTGCGCTGCTGCTCCTTGTAGCCGATGCAGGTAAACACAACGGTTATCGTATCGGCTTCGGCTGTCGACAGACTGTAATCACCATCAAGCCCCGACATTGTGCCGATGGCCGTACCGGCCACACGCACGGTGACAAACTCCATAGCACGGTTGTCGCCATCGGTGATGCGCCCATGTATCCTTACCGACTCGGCCATTGCCGGACTGCACGCAGCCCACAACACTGCGACTGCGAAAGATATATATCGTAAAATAGTCGTTTCTATTCTCATTGCACATATTTAACGCTTCCACCACGGCAAAAAGTATAATCCAACACATAAGTAAGTCGTAAAATTTTTAATCCATCCATTATGAAATTTACTAACAAAAACATATATTTGCAAAATCAACAGATTTCACCAAACATTCACACAATAATTAACAATCATATAACTCATTCCAACAAAAATAACACTGCGTATGAAAAAACTTTTACCACTCGCACTATCATGCATGATTATGGCGAATGCCCCGGCAATAGCCGGAGAAACAGCCTACGGCTACCTCTTCGGCTCAAAAACCGGAGAAAACGGCTTTGTATCGTTTGATATCGACAATCCACAGAAACTGACCGTCAAAAACCGTGTATACAGTTATATACACCCTTCGGCAGGCGAATATGTCGACGGCAGGATATACACATATCAGGTAGAACTCGGCGAAATTTCCGGCATCAGCTCCGACAGCTGGGCCGTGTACGACGGGGAAACATTCAAGCGGATTGAACAGAAAAACATGTATGCGATGAACCGCATGGTCGACATGACATTCGACTATACCACCAACACTCTGTACGGACTGATAGAGGACAAGTACACAACAGGGGTGGTAGACGCCACAAGTCTGTGTGCCATCGACATGAGTACCGGAGAATACACCATAATAGGCTCGCCGGGAGAGCTGAAAGCCATCGACGGATACGGACGCGAGGACATTGACGCTCTGATTACTCTCGCATGCGACGCCGACGGCCAGCTCTACGCCATGTCCCATTACCGCTATTTCTATAAAATCGACAAACATACGGCAAAGCTGACACAGGTGGGCGAACGACATAATCTCGGCACAGCCTCACAGTTTCAGTCTATGACATTCGACGCCGAAGGCCGACTGTGGTGGGGCCAGCAGCATCCCGACTATGCTCACTTCTGCGAAATCGACCTTACAACGGCAATCCCCGGCGGATTCGTAGACTTCCGCACCGACTACGACAAGCTCAACAAACTTGGCGACGACGCCCAGGTGACTGCCATATTCTTCAAGGACAAAACTATACGCAAGCAGTCGCTCAAAGCGGTCGATGCCCTCAAGGCTGAAATCGACAAGACCGACATCAACGCCGTACAGCTGTCATGGGCTCTTCCCACAGAAAACTATGCCGGAGAAAATGCAGCTCCTACAGGCATCAAGATATACCGCCTCGGCACATCCGGACCGATTGCCACTCTCGGCGCCGACGCCACAACATACACCGACAATGCGACCGGCGACGGTAAAGTGACCTACGAGGTAATACCCTGCAACGAAGCCGGCGACGGATTCCCGGCGTTCATAACCCTCTTTGCCGGTTACGACCGTCTCAACGCAGTGACCGACATAGCAGTCAGCGTGGATGACCGTACCGCCACCCTGACATGGAAAGCCCCGACCTCAACTGTCAACGGCGGATATGCCGACTACAACGCCATCACCTACAACGTATACCGCGGCCTTGGCGAGACAGTGACTCCGGTAGCCACCGGCATATCGTCAACAGAATTCTCCGAGACAATCACCGACAATGGCGGATTCTTCTACGTAATCGAACCTCTGTGCGGCGGCATCACCGGAGTGAGCGCAAAGTCAGAGACATTCGTGCTTACATCTACCGCCACAATACCCTACTTCACCGGATTCGAGGATGACGGCGACGGCTCACAATGGACCATAATCAACAATCCGGCAAGCGCGGGATGGTCAATCGGCAAAAAAAACTACATCTACGACGGCAAAAAGACCGCAATCGGAAGCACCAACGGCAAGCCGGCCGACGACTGGCTCATATCGCCCGCGATAGAGTTTGAGGCAGGCGACCACATCCTCGATTACTATGCCAACGGAGCATCATACGACACCCACTCATATGAAATATGTCTCGGCACCGACGGCCGGTCGCCCGACAGCTTTACCACATCGATCTACTCAGTGACCGACGCCAAAGTATACGACCCTGACGGAGCCAACCTCGCCGGCACAGAGACAAAAGGCTGGGCCCACGTAGAAGTAAAGTTCAATGTTGCCAAAGCGGGCACCTACCATCTCGGCATCCACAACGTCAATACATGCACATACGCCAACCTGCGTATCGACAATCTTTCGATTAAGAAAGCTGCAACCTCCGGTATCGACACCATAAATGAAGGAGAGCCTGTAGCGCTCGTCATCACCCCGGGCACGGTAACAGTCAGCGCATCCTCAGCCATCACCTCGATAATCATCGTAAACCTCCAGGGACAGACGATAAGAGCCTTCAGCAGCGCCGACAACTCGGTTGAAATAAACACATCAGGCCTTGCCGGCGGAGTCTACGTCATAACAGCCACCACCTCCGACGGACAGACCGCCCGCTTCAAAGCTAAGTTCTAAACTGAAACAATTACCATAAAACACGACACCGTGCCGCCCTGATGGCTGAGCACGGTGTCGTATATTTTATGACTTGGTGAATGTGATGCTTTTGAGATTCATCAGGCCGTTCATACTGCGGAACTCCAGACAATATACCTCCCTGACATACCAATTAAAAAGGGCCTAAATTCGGGGATTAATCCGAATTCAAGCCCTTAACTTATACGGCACGATGCGATATTCCTCGCATCACACAGTTTTTCAGAAAAGTTTTTCGGGATATGTGCCGTCGCGGTGGAGTTCGGCAAACTTGGCTACAACTCCGGGGCGGTCGGCGGCATATGTCACACCAAACCACTTTGACTCTGTGTCGAGCACCTTTACGGTAGCCTCGCCCGAGTTGATGAGTGTGTCGATGCAGAGGGGGATGAAGAATTCGGCCTTGGGAGTGTTGATATCCTTCTCAAGGAATTTCTTGAATTCACGCTCGCTGTAGTCGAAGTAGTCGGGAGTAAAGCCCCAGAGGTTCATCGACACAGGGGTGTTGGGCTGGAGTGTCTGCTCCACACCGTTCTCGTCGGTAAATACGATATTGTGGTCCTTGTCGTAGGAGATGGCGGTACGCTCCACTACAGAGGTGAGCAGACCATCCTTTGTCTCGCATACACCGCGGGCCACCGAGCCGTTTTCGGTCATTGTGTTGCCTACGCGGAAACCTACCATACAGTAGTCGCCCTTCTTGTCGCGGGGACGCTGGAGCTCCTCGGCGATTACGCGGAATGCGTCGCGGCCATAGAAGTCGTCGGCATTGATTACTGCAAACGGTTCCTTTATTACATCCTTGCCCATGAGCACGGCGTGGTTGGTACCCCAGGGCTTGCTGCGGTCGGCAGGGCATGTGAAGCCTTCGGGAAGAGCGTCGGTCGACTGGAACACAACCTCAACGGGGATGTGGCCCTCATATTTGGAAAGAATCTTGTCGCGGAAATCCTGCTCGAAGTCCTTGCGGATTACGAATACCACCTTGCCGAATCCGGAGTGGATAGCGTCGTAAATCGAGTAGTCCATGATTGTCTCGCCGTTGGGACCGAGACTGTCGAGCTGCTTGAGGCCGCCATAGCGCGAGCCCATGCCTGCGGCCAGTACGAATAATGTCGGTTTCATAAGATTAAAAAAGTGCGTTCAAAGCATCCGCGAGATTGTCACAGACAGCCGGCGGCTGTTTTGAACGGGAGAAATGATATATGTTTGGTTAAACTGTTGCAAACTTATAGATGATGCGCTGCTCGTATACCTCGCCGGGACCGAGTATCTGGGAGGGGAAATTGCGGTGGTTGGGGGCATCGGGCATACCCTGACACTCGATGGCCACACCGTCGTAGTCGGCATACTCCTTGCCGCTCTTGCTCTTGGGACAGCCCGAGAGCCAGTTGCCGGTATATACCTGTGCGGCCGGCTGTGATGTCGACACTTCGAGCACACGTCCGCTATGCTCAGCTTCCAGGCGAGCCACAGGAGCTACCGTGTGCTTGTGCCAGTTGTCGACCACCCAGCAGTTGTCGTACCCCTTTCCGTAGTTGAGCGCGGGGAAGTCGGCCTTAATGTCATCGCCGAGCACACGACCCTTGGTGAAGTCCATCGGAGTGCCCTCTACCGGAGCCATCTCGCCGGTGGGTATCAGAGTGTCGTCGGTAGGCAGATAGCGCGATGCGGCCAGAGTAAGTTTATGGCCGAGCACCGAGCCGGCACCCTCGCCGTCGAGGTTGAAGTAGGCATGGTTGGTGAGATTGACCACCGTCTTCTTGTCGCACACGGCGAGATAGTCGATGACAAGCTCGTTGTCGTTGGTCCATGTATAGAGCACAGTGGCGGTAAGTGTGCCGGGATATCCCTCCTCGCCGTCGACCGATGTATACTCCATCTTTACCTGCGAGCCGCGCGACTCCTCTTTCCAGATTTTGTTCATAAACCCTTCGGGACCTCCGTGGAGGGCGTTGGGGCCATTGTTGACGGCCAGCTCATACTCCTTGCCGACGAGGGTAAATCGCCCTTTGGCTATGCGGTTGGCGTAGCGGCCTGGTGTCTTTCCCATGCATGGGCCGTCGGCGATATAGTCGGCAGCACAGCCATAGCCGAGAGCCACGTCGGCCATATTGCCGTCGCGGTCGGGAACAACAACGCTTACGATACCGGCGCCAAGTGTCGATAGAGTCACCGAAGCTCCGTTGTCGTTGGTTATGGTGATGAGCGTCACCTCTCCGCGGGGAGTCTGCTCAAATTTTTTTTCAATTTTCATTTCTGTAATATTTCCGTGGAGTAATCATGAAGGTGTATCATAATACATATCCCGCCAGGGATGAATCATGATACACCTTATATAGTCATGCCTATGTTATTCGACTCTACGGGCGCCGTCGCTTACGATTACATCGTACACCACGGGCTCGTGACCGTACCTGGCATTGAATTTCTCTTTGGCAGTGGCGATAAACGAGTCGTAGAGGTCGTCCTTCACCAGGTTGATGGTGCAGCCGCCGAAGCCGCCACCCATGATGCGCGAGCCGGTGACGCCACACTCCTTGGCTATGTCATTGAGGTAGTCAAGCTCCTCGCAGCTCACCTCGTAAAGTTTCGACATGCCTTCGTGGGTCTTGTA containing:
- a CDS encoding T9SS-dependent choice-of-anchor J family protein, coding for MKKLLPLALSCMIMANAPAIAGETAYGYLFGSKTGENGFVSFDIDNPQKLTVKNRVYSYIHPSAGEYVDGRIYTYQVELGEISGISSDSWAVYDGETFKRIEQKNMYAMNRMVDMTFDYTTNTLYGLIEDKYTTGVVDATSLCAIDMSTGEYTIIGSPGELKAIDGYGREDIDALITLACDADGQLYAMSHYRYFYKIDKHTAKLTQVGERHNLGTASQFQSMTFDAEGRLWWGQQHPDYAHFCEIDLTTAIPGGFVDFRTDYDKLNKLGDDAQVTAIFFKDKTIRKQSLKAVDALKAEIDKTDINAVQLSWALPTENYAGENAAPTGIKIYRLGTSGPIATLGADATTYTDNATGDGKVTYEVIPCNEAGDGFPAFITLFAGYDRLNAVTDIAVSVDDRTATLTWKAPTSTVNGGYADYNAITYNVYRGLGETVTPVATGISSTEFSETITDNGGFFYVIEPLCGGITGVSAKSETFVLTSTATIPYFTGFEDDGDGSQWTIINNPASAGWSIGKKNYIYDGKKTAIGSTNGKPADDWLISPAIEFEAGDHILDYYANGASYDTHSYEICLGTDGRSPDSFTTSIYSVTDAKVYDPDGANLAGTETKGWAHVEVKFNVAKAGTYHLGIHNVNTCTYANLRIDNLSIKKAATSGIDTINEGEPVALVITPGTVTVSASSAITSIIIVNLQGQTIRAFSSADNSVEINTSGLAGGVYVITATTSDGQTARFKAKF
- a CDS encoding TonB-dependent receptor, producing MRIETTILRYISFAVAVLWAACSPAMAESVRIHGRITDGDNRAMEFVTVRVAGTAIGTMSGLDGDYSLSTAEADTITVVFTCIGYKEQQRKLVDAKGDVTLNMRMFRTVKELQEVEVSEVKKQIGAMQSVDVSAYRLSPDVSGGSVESMISTMAGVTGSNEMSSQYSVRGGSYDENLVYINGVEVYRPQLITSGQQEGLSIINPDMVGKVNFSTGGFGAEYGDRMSSVLDITYRQPEAFEGSASLSLMGGSLSLGSGSGRFSQLHGLRYKRNNSVLSSMETKGEYDPDFFDYQTNLNFRLSDRWHMAFLGNVAINNYKFTPVNRETAFGTAMDAKKFKVYFDGQEKDRFETYFGALSLRYSASRSSSLTLFASGFLTNELVAYDISGEYWLDQAGTSGSDGVGGELGVGRYHEHARDRLKASVMTMAMRGVTAIGNHQISYGVQYNHENIYERAREWERRDSAGFSLPTDPDLLRVIYNLSSRQDFSSNRVSLHAQDTYRMQTESGFLSVSGGLRMSYWDFNKEFLVSPRVSVGFVPASNDRWALRFATGLYYQAPFYKEYRMIVADDNDNSVVELNRDIKSQRSWHFILGSDYTFRAMNRPFKLSAEAYYKALGNLVPYEIDNLKLVYDGVNATSGYAMGLDFKLFGQFVPGSDSWLSFSLMKTQETIRGVKVPRPNDRRYSVALYFTDYFPRIPRLKFSLRGIFMDGLPATAPRSTRDRGYFRTPAYKRVDLGASYALLPPLKEGESRSGVWRHFKAVWLGLDCFNLFDISNVSSYYWVTDVNELQYAVPNYLTRRQLNVRLTVDF
- a CDS encoding nucleotidyltransferase, whose amino-acid sequence is MKPTLFVLAAGMGSRYGGLKQLDSLGPNGETIMDYSIYDAIHSGFGKVVFVIRKDFEQDFRDKILSKYEGHIPVEVVFQSTDALPEGFTCPADRSKPWGTNHAVLMGKDVIKEPFAVINADDFYGRDAFRVIAEELQRPRDKKGDYCMVGFRVGNTMTENGSVARGVCETKDGLLTSVVERTAISYDKDHNIVFTDENGVEQTLQPNTPVSMNLWGFTPDYFDYSEREFKKFLEKDINTPKAEFFIPLCIDTLINSGEATVKVLDTESKWFGVTYAADRPGVVAKFAELHRDGTYPEKLF